The Humulus lupulus chromosome 4, drHumLupu1.1, whole genome shotgun sequence genome has a window encoding:
- the LOC133829967 gene encoding elongation factor 2 — MVKFTAEELRRIMDLKENIRNMSVIAHVDHGKSTLTDSLVAAAGIIAQEVAGDVRMTDTRADEAERGITIKSTGISLYYEMSDLSLSCYKGERKGNEYLINLIDSPGHVDFSSEVTAALRITDGALVVVDCIEGVCVQTETVLRQALGERIRPVLTVNKMDRCFLELQVDGEEAYQTFQRVIENANVIMATYEDPLLGDVQVYPEKGTVAFSAGLHGWAFTLTNFAKMYASKFGVDESKMMERLWGENFFDPATKKWTSKNTGSASCKRGFVQFCYEPIKQIIATCMNDQKDKLWPMLKKLGVTMKSEEKDLMGKALMKRVMQTWLPASSALLEMMIFHLPSPATAQKYRVENLYEGPLDDQYATAIRNCDPDGPLMLYVSKMIPASDKGRFFAFGRVFAGKVSTGMKVRIMGPNYVPGEKKDLYVKSVQRTVIWMGKRQETVEDVPCGNTVAMVGLDQFITKNATLTNEKEVDAHPIRAMKFSVSPVVRVAVQCKVASDLPKLVEGLKRLAKSDPMVVCTIEESGEHIVAGAGELHLEICLKDLQDDFMGGAEIIKSDPVVSFRETVLEKSSRTVMSKSPNKHNRLYMEARPMEEGLAEAIDDGRIGPRDDPKIRSKILAEEFGWDKDLAKKIWCFGPETTGPNMVVDMCKGVQYLNEIKDSVVAGFQWASKEGALAEENMRGICFEVCDVVLHADAIHRGGGQVIPTARRVIYASQITAKPRLLEPVYLVEIQAPEGALGGIYSVLNQKRGHVFEEMQRQGTPLYNIKAYLPVIESFGFSSTLRAATSGQAFPQCVFDHWDMMSSDPLEAGTQASALVADIRKRKGLKEQMTPLSEFEDKL, encoded by the exons ATG GTGAAGTTCACAGCAGAAGAGTTGCGTAGGATCATGGATCTTAAAGAAAACATCCGTAACATGTCTGTTATTGCTCATGTCGATCACG GAAAATCTACCCTTACCGACTCTTTGGTGGCTGCTGCTGGTATTATTGCACAAGAAGTTGCTGGTGATGTCCGTATGACTGATACCCGTGCTGATGAGGCTGAGCGTGGTATTACAATCAAGTCCACTGGAATCTCCCTCTACTATGAGATGTCCGATCTTTCTTTGAGCTGCTACAAAGGAGAGAGAAAAGGGAATGAATATCTTATCAATCTCATTGATTCCCCTGGGCACGTTGACTTTTCCTCAGAGGTCACTGCTGCTCTTCGAATTACTGATGGTGCACTTGTTGTGGTTGATTGTATTGAGGGTGTTTGTGTTCAAACCGAAACTGTGCTCAGGCAGGCCCTTGGTGAAAGGATTAGGCCTGTTTTGACAGTTAACAAGATGGACAGGTGCTTCCTTGAGCTTCAGGTGGACGGTGAGGAAGCTTACCAAACCTTCCAGAGGGTTATTGAAAATGCTAATGTGATTATGGCAACTTATGAAGATCCTCTTCTCGGTGACGTTCAGGTCTATCCTGAGAAAGGAACAGTGGCTTTTTCTGCTGGTTTGCACGGTTGGGCGTTCACTCTAACCAACTTTGCCAAGATGTATGCTTCCAAGTTTGGAGTTGATGAGTCTAAGATGATGGAAAGACTCTGGGGTGAGAACTTCTTTGACCCTGCAACCAAGAAATGGACCAGTAAGAACACTGGCTCTGCTTCCTGCAAGCGTGGTTTTGTTCAATTTTGTTATGAACCAATCAAGCAGATTATTGCCACTTGTATGAATGACCAAAAGGATAAGCTGTGGCCTATGTTGAAGAAGCTTGGTGTCACCATGAAGTCTGAAGAAAAAGATCTTATGGGCAAGGCATTGATGAAGCGTGTCATGCAGACATGGCTTCCTGCTAGTAGTGCTCTATTGGAAATGATGATCTTTCACCTGCCATCTCCTGCAACTGCTCAGAAGTACCGTGTTGAGAACTTGTACGAGGGTCCCCTAGATGATCAATATGCAACTGCTATTAGGAACTGTGATCCTGATGGTCCTCTTATGCTTTATGTCTCTAAGATGATTCCCGCATCTGACAAGGGCAGATTCTTTGCTTTTGGTCGTGTTTTTGCCGGTAAGGTGTCTACTGGTATGAAGGTTAGAATTATGGGCCCAAACTATGTTCCCGGTGAGAAGAAAGATTTGTATGTCAAGAGTGTTCAGAGAACTGTTATCTGGATGGGAAAGAGGCAGGAAACCGTGGAGGATGTTCCCTGTGGTAACACTGTTGCCATGGTTGGTTTGGATCAATTTATTACCAAGAATGCTACGTTGACCAATGAGAAGGAAGTTGACGCTCACCCAATCAGAGCTATGAAGTTCTCTGTTTCACCTGTTGTTCGTGTTGCTGTCCAGTGTAAGGTTGCATCTGATCTTCCCAAGCTTGTTGAAGGACTTAAACGTTTGGCCAAGTCTGATCCTATGGTTGTGTGTACCATTGAGGAATCTGGAGAGCACATTGTTGCTGGTGCTGGTGAACTTCATCTTGAGATCTGTTTGAAGGATTTGCAGGATGACTTCATGGGTGGAGCTGAAATTATCAAATCCGATCCAGTTGTGTCTTTCCGTGAAACTGTCCTTGAGAAGTCTTCCCGTACTGTGATGAGCAAGTCTCCAAACAAGCACAACCGTCTTTACATGGAAGCAAGACCTATGGAGGAAGGTCTGGCCGAGGCTATTGATGATGGCCGTATTGGCCCAAGAGATGATCCTAAGATTCGTTCTAAGATTCTTGCTGAGGAGTTTGGTTGGGATAAGGATCTTGCCAAGAAAATCTGGTGTTTTGGTCCTGAGACTACTGGTCCTAACATGGTTGTTGATATGTGTAAGGGAGTACAGTACCTTAATGAAATTAAGGATTCTGTTGTTGCTGGTTTCCAATGGGCTTCTAAAGAAGGTGCCTTGGCTGAGGAAAACATGAGAGGTATTTGCTTTGAAGTGTGTGATGTTGTTCTTCACGCTGATGCCATTCACAGAGGCGGTGGCCAGGTCATTCCAACTGCTAGGAGGGTTATCTATGCTTCCCAGATCACAGCCAAGCCTAGGCTTCTTGAGCCTGTATACTTGGTTGAGATCCAAGCTCCAGAGGGTGCTCTCGGAGGTATCTACAGTGTTCTTAACCAGAAGCGTGGACACGTCTTTGAGGAGATGCAGAGGCAGGGTACCCCACTATACAACATCAAGGCATACCTTCCTGTCATTGAGTCTTTCGGATTCTCAAGTACTTTGAGGGCCGCAACCTCCGGGCAGGCTTTCCCACAGTGTGTGTTCGATCATTGGGACATGATGTCTTCTGATCCATTGGAGGCTGGCACTCAAGCATCCGCACTTGTTGCTGATATCAGGAAGAGGAAGGGTTTGAAGGAGCAAATGACTCCACTATCTGAGTTCGAAGACAAGCTGTAA